The proteins below come from a single Sinorhizobium fredii genomic window:
- the mctP gene encoding monocarboxylate uptake permease MctP, whose amino-acid sequence MTANIDMSALAVFIFFFVLVTAMGFFASRWRRAESLDHLDEWGLGGRKFGTWITWFLVGGDFYTAYTVIAVPALVYAIGAYGFFALPYTIIVYPLVFAIMPLLWKAAKERGYVTAGDVVRGTYGSRALELAVASTGVIATMPYIALQLIGMEVAIKALGLTGEMPIILAFLVLALYTYSSGLRAPALIAFVKDIMIYIVVLAAIIVVPSKLGGYSAVFSAADAAFEAKGKGGILLDPAQLVPYVTLALGSALAAFMYPHTLTGIFASSGANTIRKNAVLLPAYTLLLGLLALLGYMGHAAGLQLESNNDVVPTLFKTLFPGWFAGFAFSAIAIGALVPAAVMSIGAANLFTRNFWKVWINPEVTPAGEAQVAKITSMLVKVGALLAILMLPTQFALDLQLLGGLWILQTLPALVFGLYTRWFRAPALLAGWAAGFIGGSALVWSDGLKPLHALAFDGITVSVYTGLLALALNVTVAVVVNLVAPAKEIADDDLTVAEAESRS is encoded by the coding sequence ATGACGGCTAATATCGACATGTCGGCGCTCGCCGTCTTCATCTTCTTCTTCGTGCTCGTCACTGCGATGGGCTTTTTCGCATCGCGCTGGCGCCGGGCGGAATCGCTCGATCATCTGGACGAATGGGGCCTCGGCGGCCGCAAGTTCGGTACCTGGATCACCTGGTTTCTGGTCGGCGGCGATTTCTACACGGCCTATACGGTCATCGCCGTGCCGGCGCTGGTCTATGCGATCGGCGCCTACGGCTTCTTCGCGCTGCCTTACACGATCATCGTCTATCCGCTGGTCTTCGCCATCATGCCGCTCTTGTGGAAGGCGGCAAAGGAGCGCGGCTATGTGACCGCCGGGGACGTGGTGCGCGGCACCTACGGCTCGCGTGCTTTGGAGCTTGCGGTCGCCTCCACCGGCGTGATCGCGACGATGCCTTACATCGCCCTGCAACTTATCGGCATGGAAGTGGCGATCAAGGCACTGGGCTTGACCGGCGAAATGCCGATTATCCTCGCCTTCCTGGTGCTGGCCCTCTACACCTATTCGTCCGGCCTTCGCGCGCCGGCCCTGATCGCCTTCGTAAAGGACATCATGATCTATATCGTGGTGCTCGCGGCGATCATCGTCGTCCCCTCCAAGCTCGGCGGCTACAGCGCCGTCTTCTCGGCGGCCGACGCTGCCTTCGAGGCGAAGGGCAAGGGCGGCATCCTGCTCGATCCGGCGCAGCTTGTCCCCTATGTGACGCTCGCTCTCGGCTCGGCGCTCGCCGCCTTCATGTATCCGCATACGCTGACCGGCATTTTCGCCTCGTCCGGCGCCAACACGATCCGCAAGAATGCGGTGCTTTTGCCCGCCTATACGCTGCTGCTCGGTCTTCTGGCTTTGCTCGGCTACATGGGCCACGCCGCCGGCCTGCAGCTCGAAAGCAACAACGACGTCGTCCCGACGCTGTTCAAGACGCTGTTCCCGGGCTGGTTCGCGGGCTTCGCCTTCTCGGCGATCGCCATCGGCGCGCTCGTTCCGGCGGCGGTCATGAGCATCGGCGCCGCGAACCTCTTCACCCGCAACTTCTGGAAGGTCTGGATCAACCCTGAGGTCACCCCCGCCGGCGAGGCGCAGGTCGCCAAGATCACCTCGATGCTGGTCAAGGTGGGGGCGCTACTCGCCATCCTCATGCTGCCGACCCAGTTCGCGCTCGACCTGCAGCTGCTCGGCGGCCTGTGGATCCTGCAGACGCTGCCGGCCCTCGTCTTCGGTCTCTATACCCGCTGGTTCCGGGCACCGGCGCTGCTCGCCGGCTGGGCGGCCGGCTTCATCGGCGGCTCGGCTCTCGTCTGGTCGGACGGACTGAAACCGCTGCACGCGCTCGCCTTCGACGGCATCACCGTCTCGGTCTATACCGGCCTGCTGGCGCTGGCGCTCAACGTCACCGTGGCGGTGGTCGTCAACCTCGTGGCGCCGGCCAAAGAGATCGCCGACGATGACCTGACTGTCGCCGAGGCGGAATCGCGCAGCTAA
- a CDS encoding SPW repeat protein, which translates to MPNTLMAGRRSQDWANLVLAVCLFLSPWVIGFASDTTATWNAWIAAIVLGALAVATLSAFAEWEEWANMVIGLWLIVSPWLLGFMANVNAMWTHVILGVLVAAIAAWAVWDYRHHSHA; encoded by the coding sequence ATGCCCAACACTCTCATGGCAGGAAGAAGAAGCCAGGATTGGGCCAATCTGGTCCTGGCAGTCTGCCTGTTCCTCTCTCCCTGGGTCATCGGCTTCGCCTCGGATACGACGGCGACCTGGAACGCCTGGATCGCCGCGATCGTGCTCGGCGCCCTGGCGGTCGCGACCCTTTCGGCCTTCGCCGAGTGGGAGGAATGGGCCAATATGGTGATCGGCCTGTGGTTGATCGTTTCTCCCTGGTTGCTCGGCTTCATGGCGAATGTGAACGCGATGTGGACTCACGTCATCCTCGGCGTGCTCGTCGCGGCAATCGCCGCCTGGGCGGTCTGGGATTATCGTCACCATTCGCACGCCTGA
- a CDS encoding DUF3311 domain-containing protein produces MIRLLLLAPYIGLLWVPFYNFEEPKLFGFPFFYWYQLAWVPLTSLITYFVYRSVRHDG; encoded by the coding sequence GTGATACGCCTGTTGCTGCTGGCGCCCTATATTGGGCTGCTCTGGGTTCCCTTCTATAATTTCGAGGAGCCGAAGCTCTTCGGCTTCCCCTTCTTCTACTGGTACCAGCTCGCCTGGGTACCGCTGACCTCGCTCATCACATATTTCGTCTACAGGAGCGTGCGTCATGACGGCTAA
- a CDS encoding helix-turn-helix transcriptional regulator gives MAHRPVDAHSFWRDPALPFLEGRQVADGRDVCYGLHSHPTFSIGTVTGGRSSYRNGRHRHDVSAGSVVLMNPEEAHACNPLQNVPWSYRMLYVDLAWLHEMQDAADFRPYAAVVSADPNLYRRLERLFDMLFDTKIESLAKECAAAAFFGELDGRLERIEAPAAPAAPSLNRAADFITEYCTRRLRLHEIADVSGLSPSYLVRAFRARYGLTPHAYQLNRRIQFGQSELRRGRPIVDVALSAGFADQAHFQRVFKRHVAATPRQFARPAP, from the coding sequence ATGGCTCACCGCCCCGTCGACGCCCACTCCTTCTGGCGCGATCCGGCGCTCCCCTTTCTTGAGGGGCGCCAGGTCGCCGACGGGCGCGACGTCTGCTACGGGCTTCACAGCCACCCGACCTTTTCGATCGGCACGGTCACCGGCGGCCGCAGCAGCTACCGCAACGGCCGCCACCGGCACGACGTGTCGGCCGGTTCAGTCGTGCTGATGAACCCGGAAGAGGCGCATGCCTGCAATCCGCTTCAAAACGTCCCCTGGAGCTACCGCATGCTCTACGTGGATCTGGCGTGGTTGCATGAGATGCAAGACGCGGCCGACTTCAGACCCTATGCCGCCGTGGTGAGCGCAGATCCCAATCTCTATCGCCGCCTCGAGCGATTGTTCGACATGCTGTTCGACACGAAAATCGAGTCGCTTGCCAAGGAATGCGCGGCGGCCGCCTTCTTCGGCGAACTCGACGGTCGCCTCGAAAGGATCGAGGCGCCGGCTGCGCCGGCCGCGCCCAGCCTCAACCGGGCCGCGGATTTCATCACCGAGTATTGCACGCGCCGCCTGCGGCTCCATGAGATCGCCGACGTCTCGGGGTTGTCGCCCTCCTATCTGGTGCGGGCCTTCCGGGCGCGCTACGGCTTGACGCCGCACGCCTACCAGCTGAACCGCCGCATCCAGTTCGGGCAAAGCGAGCTGCGTCGCGGCCGGCCGATCGTTGATGTGGCGCTCTCGGCCGGTTTTGCCGATCAGGCCCATTTCCAGCGGGTGTTCAAGCGGCATGTGGCGGCGACGCCGCGCCAATTTGCAAGGCCTGCCCCGTGA
- a CDS encoding DUF2000 domain-containing protein has protein sequence MTRCAFVIDHGLPRGLIANTAAVLAMTLGKERPDLVGHPVHDADGNRHQGITTIVMPMLMSDAAGLMELKLRAAAREASGLSVIGVTESAQRAKSYEAYELGIGETRHDDLRYLGLCLHGPAKLVRSLTGDLPLMKEAPMSLALFR, from the coding sequence GTGACACGCTGCGCATTCGTCATCGACCACGGCTTGCCGCGAGGCCTGATCGCCAACACCGCCGCCGTGCTAGCCATGACTCTCGGCAAGGAGCGCCCGGATCTGGTCGGCCATCCAGTTCACGACGCGGACGGCAATCGTCATCAAGGCATCACCACTATCGTCATGCCCATGCTGATGTCGGATGCCGCCGGGCTGATGGAACTGAAGCTGCGGGCTGCGGCGCGGGAAGCATCCGGGCTCAGCGTGATCGGCGTCACCGAGTCGGCGCAGCGCGCCAAGAGCTACGAGGCCTACGAGCTCGGTATCGGCGAGACGCGGCATGACGATCTGCGCTATCTCGGCCTTTGTCTCCATGGCCCCGCCAAGCTGGTCCGCTCGCTGACCGGCGACCTGCCGCTGATGAAAGAGGCACCCATGTCGCTGGCACTCTTTCGATGA
- a CDS encoding Gfo/Idh/MocA family protein, producing the protein MRLLIVGTGGMANSHANAFAKIDGVEMVGAVDVDPNRAKAFAEQHGIEHTFTSLEEAIARGEFDAATNVTPDKAHHPTTLALIAAGKHVLCEKPLAENYEKAAEMAAAAERSGLVAMVNLTYRNVAPLQKARELVLSGAIGEVRHLEASYLQSWLVSKAWGDWASESKWLWRLSTKHGSNGVLGDVGIHILDFAGYGAGISVERVFARLKAFDKAPGNRIGEYDLDANDSFAMTVEFDSGAMGVIHASRWATGHLNELRLRLHGDRGALEVIHTPDGSSLRACLGADVEKAIWREVDAGTVPTNYERFVAAVRTGQMAEPGFRHAADLQKVLDLAIETERERRELGVAEMQWVQDGRLAVGG; encoded by the coding sequence ATGCGTCTCTTGATCGTTGGAACCGGCGGCATGGCGAACAGCCATGCAAACGCCTTCGCCAAGATAGACGGCGTCGAGATGGTCGGCGCCGTCGATGTCGACCCGAACCGCGCCAAGGCCTTTGCCGAGCAACACGGCATCGAGCACACCTTCACATCGCTGGAGGAGGCGATCGCTAGGGGTGAGTTCGACGCCGCGACGAATGTCACGCCAGATAAGGCGCACCATCCGACAACGCTGGCGCTGATTGCCGCCGGCAAGCACGTGCTTTGCGAGAAACCGCTGGCGGAGAATTACGAGAAGGCCGCGGAAATGGCCGCGGCGGCGGAACGCTCCGGTCTCGTCGCTATGGTCAACCTCACCTACCGCAATGTGGCGCCGCTGCAGAAGGCGCGCGAACTGGTGCTTTCCGGCGCGATCGGCGAGGTCAGGCATCTGGAAGCCTCCTACCTGCAGAGTTGGCTGGTCTCGAAGGCGTGGGGCGACTGGGCAAGCGAATCGAAATGGCTGTGGCGGCTCTCGACCAAGCACGGCTCGAACGGCGTGCTCGGCGACGTCGGCATCCACATTCTGGATTTCGCCGGCTACGGCGCCGGGATTTCGGTCGAGCGGGTGTTCGCCCGACTGAAGGCCTTCGACAAGGCACCCGGCAACCGCATCGGCGAATATGACCTCGATGCCAATGACAGTTTCGCGATGACGGTGGAGTTCGACAGCGGCGCCATGGGCGTCATCCATGCGAGCCGCTGGGCGACCGGACACTTGAACGAGCTGCGGCTGAGGCTGCATGGCGACAGAGGTGCGCTGGAGGTGATCCACACGCCGGACGGCTCGAGCCTGCGGGCGTGCCTCGGTGCCGACGTCGAAAAGGCCATCTGGCGCGAGGTCGATGCGGGGACGGTGCCGACCAATTATGAGCGTTTCGTCGCCGCGGTTCGGACGGGGCAGATGGCCGAGCCCGGCTTCCGCCATGCCGCCGACCTGCAGAAGGTGCTTGATCTGGCGATCGAAACCGAGCGCGAACGGCGGGAACTCGGCGTCGCCGAGATGCAATGGGTCCAGGACGGGCGGCTCGCCGTCGGCGGGTGA